The following are encoded together in the Brassica napus cultivar Da-Ae chromosome A9, Da-Ae, whole genome shotgun sequence genome:
- the LOC106349185 gene encoding protein SUPPRESSOR OF FRI 4, with translation MGKKKKRATEKVWCYYCDREFDDEKILVQHQKAKHFKCHVCHKKLSTASGMVIHVLQVHKENVTKVPNSKEGRDSTDIEIYGMQGIPPDVLAAHYGEEEEESPAKVAKIEIPSVPLGAAVPRPYGMVYQPQQVPGAVPARPMYYPGPPMRPAGPGWPMPPPPRPQQWYPPGSVPPPPHLGYRPPQLFPVHGMGMNMPSSSPAPPGIQPSSPAMPVSQPLFPVVNNTTPSQASPFSAPLPVGGAQQPPNNSFPVGGNNSHSYASGPNTSGPSIGPPPVIANKAPSSQPNEVYLVWDDEAMSMEERRMSLPKYKVHDETSQMNSINEAIDRRISESRLAGRMAF, from the exons atggggaagaagaagaagagagccaCGGAGAAGGTGTGGTGCTATTACTGCGACAGGGAGTTCGACGACGAGAAGATTCTCGTGCAGCACCAGAAAGCCAAACACTTCAAGTGCCATGTCTGCCACAAGAAGCTCTCCACCGCTAGCGGCATGGTCATTCATGTCCTCCAGGTTCATAAAGAGAATGTCACCAA GGTGCCTAATTCGAAAGAAGGTAGAGATTCAACGGATATTGAGATATATGGAATGCAAGGAATCCCACCAGATGTCTTGGCTGCTCACTACGGAGAAGAAG AGGAAGAGTCTCCTGCCAAAGTTGCAAAAATTGAAATTCCTTCCGTCCCTCTCGGTGCTGCAGTTCCTAGACCATACGGAATGGTATATCAACCCCAACAAGTGCCTGGTGCTGTGCCTGCGCGACCAAT GTATTATCCTGGTCCTCCTATGCGTCCAGCTGGTCCTGGATGgcctatgcctcctcctccccGTCCACAACAATGGTATCCACCAGGTTCTGTTCCTCCACCTCCCCATTTAGGGTATCGACCACCACAACTCTTTCCTGTTCATGGTATGGGGATGAATATGCCATCATCATCTCCTGCTCCTCCTGGGATCCAACCATCATCTCCTGCGATGCCGGTTTCTCAACCTCTGTTCCCTGTTGTGAATAACACCACTCCTTCTCAAGCTTCTCCGTTTTCTGCTCCCCTTCCCGTTGGTGGGGCTCAGCAGCCGCCTAACAACTCATTTCCAG TGGGTGGAAATAATTCTCATTCGTATGCTTCTGGTCCAAACACTAGTGGTCCTTCAATCGGTCCACCTCCTGTGATTGCAAATAAAGCTCCTAGCTCTCAGCCTAATGAGGTCTATCTTGTATGGGATGATGAAGCCATGTCTATG GAGGAAAGAAGAATGTCCTTACCTAAGTACAAAGTCCATGATGAAACCAGCCAG ATGAACTCGATAAATGAAGCCATAGACAGGCGTATCTCAGAGAGTAGGCTCGCTGGACGGATGGCGTTTTAG